From Erigeron canadensis isolate Cc75 chromosome 8, C_canadensis_v1, whole genome shotgun sequence, one genomic window encodes:
- the LOC122610978 gene encoding pentatricopeptide repeat-containing protein At2g33760: MKPRESKSFSIEHNIDSILSSNHQMIHNNPPHLSLYQSLVLAGHRIKPLKQVHAQIILSCKPAAALPLLTKLITSVCTAKAIHYARKLLFSISNPDSFLFSSVIKTSTKHNFPLHSLIFYQHMLSCNSDPSSYTFTAVIKACGSLSALKLGKNVHCHVLVSGYGSDSFVQAALVSFYAKCNELGVARKLFDEMPKRSLVAWNAMISGYEQNGLAEEAVGLFHKMRDEGVEFDLVTLVSVLSACSRIGALGLGCWIHEYIRLNGLGVNCNIATSLINMYGRCGDVIKARQVFDSLNQQNVITWTSMISTYGMHGYGREAMEIFSLMKLHGPSPNSVTFIAVLSACAHAGLVSEGRLAYASMIQDYGIIPKMEHHVSMVDMLGRAGLLGEAYQHIQDMNMNHVKPTAAVWTAMLGACKMHKNVDLGVLAAENLLAIEPQHSGHYVLLSNVYAMAGLMDRVELVRNVMIQKGLKKQVGYATIEVDQKTYLFSMGDKSHPETATIYRYLEELMERCREVGYVPASESVMHELEEEERLHALRYHSEKLALAFGLMKTEHGSTLRIMKNLRVCEDCHIAIKFISVVTKRKIIVRDKLRFHHFEDGFCSCLDYW, encoded by the coding sequence ATGAAACCGCGGGAATCAAAATCTTTCTCCATTGAACACAACATTGATTCCATTTTATCATCGAATCATCAAATGATTCATAACAATCCTCCTCACCTATCTCTATACCAATCTCTCGTACTCGCCGGCCACCGGATCAAACCCTTAAAACAAGTCCACGCCCAAATCATCCTCTCCTGCAAACCGGCCGCAGCCCTCCCTCTCCTCACCAAACTCATTACATCCGTCTGCACGGCAAAAGCAATTCACTATGCCCGCAAACTCCTCTTTTCAATCTCCAACCCTGATTCCTTCCTCTTCAGTTCCGTTATCAAAACTTCCACTAAACATAACTTCCCCCTTCATTCCCTCATTTTCTATCAACACATGTTATCTTGTAATTCCGACCCTTCCAGCTATACTTTTACGGCTGTGATCAAAGCTTGTGGTAGTTTGTCTGCTTTGAAACTTGGCAAGAATGTGCATTGTCATGTTTTGGTTTCTGGGTATGGGTCAGATTCGTTTGTTCAAGCTGCATTGGTTAGTTTTTATGCAAAGTGTAATGAATTGGGCGTTGCGAGGaaactgtttgatgaaatgcctaaAAGAAGTTTGGTTGCGTGGAACGCAATGATTTCTGGGTATGAACAGAATGGACTTGCTGAGGAAGCTGTTGGGTTGTTTCATAAGATGAGGGATGAGGGAGTTGAGTTTGATTTGGTGACTTTGGTGAGCGTGTTATCTGCGTGTTCTCGGATAGGGGCTCTCGGTTTGGGTTGTTGGATTCATGAGTATATTAGGCTTAATGGGTTAGGTGTGAATTGTAATATTGCTACTTCCTTGATTAATATGTATGGTAGGTGTGGGGATGTGATCAAAGCGAGACAAGTTTTTGACTCGTTGAATCAACAAAATGTTATAACTTGGACGTCTATGATATCCACCTATGGAATGCATGGATATGGCAGAGAGGCAATGGAAATATTTAGTCTTATGAAACTTCACGGGCCATCTCCTAATAGTGTGACATTTATCGCTGTTCTATCGGCGTGTGCCCATGCTGGACTAGTATCCGAAGGCCGTCTAGCTTATGCTAGCATGATTCAAGATTACGGAATAATCCCCAAAATGGAGCATCATGTTTCCATGGTTGATATGCTTGGACGTGCTGGACTGCTAGGCGAGGCATACCAACACATTCAAGATATGAATATGAATCATGTCAAACCTACAGCGGCTGTGTGGACAGCAATGCTTGGAGCATGCAAGATGCACAAAAATGTTGATCTTGGTGTTCTAGCAGCTGAGAATCTTTTAGCTATTGAACCTCAACATTCTGGCCATTATGTTTTACTCTCCAACGTATATGCAATGGCAGGCCTAATGGATCGGGTAGAATTGGTTAGAAATGTGATGATTCAAAAGGGATTGAAGAAACAAGTTGGATACGCCACCATAGAAGTTGATCAAAAGACGTATTTGTTTAGTATGGGCGACAAGTCTCATCCTGAAACTGCTACGATTTACAGGTATTTGGAAGAGTTGATGGAAAGGTGCAGGGAGGTAGGTTATGTACCAGCATCTGAATCTGTAATGCATGAATTAGAAGAGGAGGAGAGGCTTCATGCTCTTAGATACCATAGCGAAAAGCTTGCACTAGCATTTGGGCTCATGAAAACAGAACATGGATCCACTCTAAGGATTATGAAGAACCTGCGAGTGTGTGAAGATTGTCACATAGCTATCAAGTTCATTTCTGTTGTGACCAAACGAAAGATTATTGTTCGTGATAAGCTTCGATTTCATCATTTCGAAGATggattttgttcatgtttggACTACTGGTGA
- the LOC122610977 gene encoding putative pentatricopeptide repeat-containing protein At1g31840, producing the protein MLFYRPCSLSFTKVNFPQFLRFISSIHFYSTFLPSSSLQQNNHAKHLFNHSFISKLKPHDVEPILYGLRERPALAIRFFECCVHYIGLHDQKIESFCCLVHLLVRKRMFDHARKVFDKMTQRVGDFNCFDAFFVGVRTYDSNATNVYSFLIDSYCRVGKVGQAVDIFFRMSRVGIPVSQCALIKMSSCLIDLKRIDMLTDVYHVFGSDDCSKNLSLNLYGYVTGTFFKKGEASLGFEFHRDIIGKGFVPNVVTCNKIMKGLCNDKCLGVAHDFLSLLIEVGPKPTVVTFSTLIKAYCKESKLEEAFRLYDLMLVKGITPDLVVYSILVDGLFRAGKLEEGHQVILVALDKGIILDVVVLSSMIDACVKQGNLEKGFGVYKKMLKLGIKPSIVTYGILINGMCLNGRVHEAIGIFGQVLKQGLEPSDLVYTSLIDGMCKSGNLRYGFRLYDEMVNFGHTPDATVYSTLINGLTKQGRMHDAVRFFYQSLNNNLEPSIVAYNTLIDGFCKLKLMKDAVKLYTDMGTYNLKADIVTYTVLIKAIIESGRLLEALILLFKALKSGLSPDNVTYSTLIDGFCKEKNVTIGLWILKLMIKNGVVPDIAIYNVLINGLFISGELGKALDLFKYVQKCGPEPDIMTYNTMISGYCSLQMLNEAFQLYKQMDLWRQKPNVVTYTILIDAYCKEGKVEDAMSLFSLMLEKGLEANVVTYGSLTDGHFKNLKMQTALELHEMMVKNNVSPNIVSYSILIDGLCKRGLMEEALLVFNDALRRRLLPDVIIYGIMIHGYCKVGRLGDAKSMYSQMLKEGVIPDTILQRIIQEYGVVHF; encoded by the coding sequence ATGCTGTTTTACAGACCTTGTTCTTTATCGTTCACCAAGGTAAactttccccaattccttaggtTCATCTCATCAATACATTTTTACTCTACATTTttaccatcatcatcattacaACAAAATAACCATGCCAAACACTTGTTTAACCATTCTTTTATCTCTAAATTGAAACCTCACGATGTAGAACCAATTCTGTATGGTTTACGTGAAAGACCCGCTTTAGCAATTCGGTTCTTTGAATGTTGTGTTCATTATATAGGTTTACATGATcaaaagattgaatctttttGTTGTCTTGTACATTTGCTGGTTAGAAAAAGAATGTTTGATCATGCACGcaaggtgtttgataaaatgacaCAAAGAGTTGGGGATTTTAATTGTTTTGATGCTTTTTTTGTGGGTGTTAGGACTTATGATTCGAATGCCACCAATGTTTATAGTTTCCTGATTGATAGTTATTGTCGGGTTGGGAAGGTTGGTCAGGCAGTTGACATCTTTTTTCGGATGTCCAGGGTCGGTATTCCTGTGTCACAATGTGCATTAATAAAAATGTCGAGCTGTTTGATTGATTTAAAGAGGATTGATATGCTAACAGATGTGTATCATGTATTTGGTAGTGATGATTGTTCTAAGAATTTAAGTTTGAATCTATACGGGTATGTAACAGGTACTTTTTTCAAGAAGGGTGAGGCAAGTTTAGGATTTGAGTTTCATAGAGATATTATTGGAAAAGGGTTTGTGCCTAATGTAGTTACTTGTAATAAGATCATGAAAGGTCTTTGCAATGACAAGTGTTTAGGAGTTGCTCATGACTTCTTATCTTTACTGATAGAGGTAGGTCCAAAACCGACAGTGGTAACATTTAGCACATTAATAAAAGCATATTGTAAGgaatcaaaacttgaagaagCGTTTCGACTTTATGATCTGATGCTGGTAAAGGGAATCACTCCTGATCTAGTTGTATATAGTATATTAGTTGATGGTCTTTTCAGGGCAGGCAAGTTGGAGGAAGGGCATCAAGTAATTTTGGTTGCATTAGATAAAGGCATTATTTTAGATGTAGTGGTTCTTAGCTCCATGATAGATGCATGTGTAAAACAGGGAAATCtagaaaaaggttttggagTATACAAAAAAATGCTCAAGTTGGGGATCAAGCCGAGTATAGTTACGTATGGCATCCTTATTAATGGAATGTGTCTAAATGGGAGGGTTCATGAGGCCATTGGCATTTTTGGTCAAGTTTTGAAACAGGGTCTTGAGCCATCTGATTTAGTCTATACCAGTCTTATTGATGGCATGTGCAAATCTGGGAATTTAAGATATGGGTTCCGGTTATATGATGAAATGGTAAATTTTGGTCATACTCCAGATGCAACAGTATATAGTACGCTTATAAATGGTCTTACAAAACAAGGTAGGATGCATGACGCTGTTCGATTCTTTTATCAGTCACTTAACAATAATTTAGAACCTAGTATAGTTGCTTACAACACCTTGATTGATGGTTTCTGTAAATTGAAGCTAATGAAGGATGCTGTGAAATTGTACACTGATATGGGTACATATAATCTAAAAGCTGACATAGTTACTTACACGGTGCTGATCAAAGCAATTATCGAGTCAGGAAGGCTACTCGAGGCATTGATTCTCCTTTTTAAAGCTTTGAAGAGTGGGCTTTCACCTGATAATGTTACATATTCCACCCTTATAGATGGATTTTGTAAAGAAAAGAATGTTACGATTGGATTATGGATTCTTAAGCTGATGATCAAGAACGGAGTTGTACCTGATATTGCTATTTACAATGTTTTGATAAACGGTCTTTTTATAAGTGGCGAATTAGGAAAGGCATTGGACCTCTTCAAGTATGTTCAGAAGTGTGGACCTGAACCTGATATTATGACCTATAACACAATGATCAGTGGCTATTGCTCTTTGCAGATGTTAAATGAAGCTTTTCAACTTTACAAACAGATGGATCTTTGGAGACAAAAACCTAATGTCGTTACTTACACGATCTTGATTGATGCATACTGCAAAGAAGGTAAAGTTGAAGATGCAATGTCGCTATTTTCACTTATGTTAGAAAAGGGTTTAGAAGCTAATGTGGTTACATACGGTAGTTTAACAGATGGCCAttttaaaaacttgaaaatgcAAACTGCTCTTGAATTACATGAAATGATGGTCAAGAACAATGTTTCTCCAAATATTGTGAGCTACAGTATCTTGATTGACGGTCTTTGCAAACGGGGATTAATGGAGGAAGCATTATTAGTATTTAATGATGCTTTACGAAGGCGTTTGTTGCCAGATGTTATAATATATGGGATTATGATACATGGTTACTGTAAGGTTGGGAGATTAGGTGATGCCAAGTCAATGTATAGCCAAATGCTTAAAGAAGGGGTTATCCCTGATACAATCTTACAAAGAATCATCCAGGAGTATGGTGTCGTCCATTTTTGA
- the LOC122609706 gene encoding uncharacterized protein LOC122609706 codes for MKSSCRVWWPGHLSPKTTPQSSSFLFGWFLSSSSDSIEIVVAFSIGEASFYSASIGSQLQGMLNKINKRMPMSLQNRCGLSMLGYCSADSSSNGELHLDGGGADENGQISFLPVNYVQHTEQNILKGKSGQSMCACDKLDGLRERHRCGTESDPVQHIYCSYIYSGRKLGWIPKLQHIHWDGQVVSCLDLHVLIYGIPSFGGHHFSLGPQHSSGHTRTFSKKPKWVEDLGQKKSVLDLEAVILATNCAAAATSFVEEHVSPDRPALWFHRFIVLIWKLLAVCIASVSTIVYIVLQLLHFLSSYGIESSIYVTLESLFIHTWKNIRFRCCQILYWPIFLHNNGSRSESCVEYAEKASVCKHSIWLSVVIDLLLGNFIGFTLLIYADSVCVYILAIASDITNNWWLISCARLMGNPAGFKLNTELAGVFGTLSLNTIQIWSTVWGSAHLLFTFLIKGLAISGVSFGLTTPAALIVDVITVSTTHVSTLHWLISLLYSKQIQAITALWRLFRGQKWNPLRERLDSYDYTVEQHIVGSLLFTPLLLLLPTTSAFYMSFTIMNMTIDFICVIIEVTISVIHATPYAKILLWLLRPSRFPCGIWFEIFSIKEVVQETIDFRTSRSDVLVSSLHNYSYNIGELVRPHFQYLSSAVSRSSLRSSVYRVFSGRRLSSPLYNLPFAPGTGLSSKMPWMCIPLKEYWILCHDAVFACNPFHTQSNFE; via the exons ATGAAGAGTAGTTGTAGGGTATGGTGGCCGGGACACCTGTCCCCCAAAACAACACCGCAATCTTCCAGCTTCTTATTCGGCTGGTTCCTTTCATCATCTTCAGATTCGATTGAAATTGTAGTAGCATTTTCAATTGGTGAGGCTTCCTTCTACTCTGCTTCCATTGGATCTCAACTtcag GGCATGCTTAACAAGATTAATAAAAGAATGCCAATGTCTCTACAAAATAGATGTGGGCTTTCTATGCTGGGTTATTGCTCAGCAGATTCTTCTAGCAATGGTGAGTTGCATTTGGATGGGGGAGGAGCAGACGAAAATGGTCAAATCAGTTTCTTGCCTGTTAATTATGTTCAACACACTGAACAAAATATATTGAAGGGTAAAAGTGGACAATCGATGTGTGCATGTGATAAACTTGATGGATTGCGAGAACGACATCGATGTGGCACAGAAAGTGATCCGGTTCAACATATTTATTGTTCTTACATCTACTCTGGTAGAAAGTTGGGGTGGATTCCAAAATTACAGCACATACATTGGGATGGACAGGTTGTTTCCTGTCTTGATCTCCACGTAT TAATCTACGGAATTCCTAGTTTTGGTGGTCACCATTTCTCCTTGGGTCCCCAACATTCTTCTGGGCACACCAgaactttttcaaaaaaacctAAGTGGGTGGAAGACCTTGGCCAAAAGAAATCTGTTCTTGACTTG GAGGCTGTCATTCTTGCTACCAATTGTGCTGCTGCTGCCACCTCATTTGTGGAAGAACACGTGTCACCTGACAGACCTGCACTCTGGTTCCATAG GTTTATCGTATTGATTTGGAAACTATTAGCTGTATGTATTGCATCAGTTTCTACAATCGTGTATATAGTTCTCCAGCTACTCCATTTCCTTTCAAGTTATGGAATAGAGTCTAGCATATATGTCACattagaaagtttatttattCACACCTGGAAGAACATTCGTTTCCGATGCTGTCAAATCTTGTACTGGCCGATCTTTCTTCACAACAACGGTTCCAG GTCTGAATCGTGTGTAGAGTATGCAGAGAAAGCTTCAGTATGCAAACATTCCATTTGGTTGAGTGTGGTTATTGATCTGCTCCTGGGCAACTTTATTGGCTTCACGTTGCTAATTTATGCAGATTCTGTTTGTGTGTACATTTTGGCCATCGCCAGTGATATTACAAACAATTGGTGGCTTATAAGCTGTGCCAGGTTAATGGGAAACCCTGCTGGTTTCAAGCTGAACACTGAGCTTGCAGGAGTTTTTGGCACCCTTTCCCTCAATACTATTCAAATTTGGTCTACAGTATGGGGCTCTGCGCATCTTCTGTTTACTTTTCTCATTAAAGGATTGGCAATATCTGGGGTTTCTTTTGGCTTAACAACCCCTGCTGCATTAATAGTTGACGTGATTACTGTTTCAACTACACATGTGTCAACTTTGCATTGGTTAATCTCCCTTCTTTATTCAAAACAGATACAGGCAATAACAGCATTGTGGCGTCTTTTCAG GGGTCAAAAATGGAACCCTCTCCGTGAGAGGCTAGATAGCTATGATTACACAGTGGAACAACACATTGTTGGTTCTCTCTTGTTTACTCCGCTTTTGCTTCTGCTACCAACTACTTCAGCTTTCTATATGTCCTTCACCATTATGAATATGACCATTGACTTTATATGCGTGATTATTGAAGTCACCATATCGGTAATCCATGCTACACCCTATGCCAAAATTTTGCTTTGGTTGCTGAGGCCAAGCAGATTTCCTTGTGGGATTTGGTTTGAGATATTTTCTATTAAGGAGGTGGTACAAGAAACAATTGATTTCAGAACTAGTAGATCAGATGTTTTGGTGTCATCTCTTCATAATTACTCTTATAATATTG GAGAGTTGGTGCGGCCACATTTCCAATACCTAAGCTCTGCTGTATCAAGATCATCACTTCGTTCATCAGTCTACAGAGTTTTTAGTGGAAGAAG GCTGTCTTCTCCTCTATACAACCTTCCATTTGCTCCTGGTACTGGTCTCTCTTCAAAAATGCCATGGATGTGCATCCCGTTAAAGGAATATTGGATCCTTTGTCATGATGCTGTTTTTGCATGCAACCCTTTTCACACACAGAGTAATTTTGAGTAG